Proteins found in one Quercus robur chromosome 2, dhQueRobu3.1, whole genome shotgun sequence genomic segment:
- the LOC126712125 gene encoding uncharacterized protein LOC126712125: protein MTVFHFFNCAILTFGPHAVYYSATPLSEYDTLGTSIKAALVYLGTALVKLVCLATFLKVSENDSFDPYQELLKALIGFVDVAGLYFALTQLTHRNIAQNHKFQAVGLGWAFADSVLHRLAPLWVGARGLEFTWDYILQGIEANANLVLSISLAALGSLIWLRKNKPKTLIPIIYACAVIVATMPSITSYLRRGLGWHFPKVVGFELFTSLVMAFISCQLFAACQKPSA, encoded by the exons atgaCGGTGTTTCACTTCTTCAACTGCGCAATCCTCACATTCGGCCCCCACGCCGTTTACTACTCCGCCACTCCCTT ATCCGAGTATGATACGCTCGGTACCTCTATTAAGGCAGCTCTTGTCTATCTCGGAACAGCTTTAGTAAAG CTTGTTTGTTTGGCAACCTTCCTAAAGGTATCCGAGAATGATAGCTTTGATCCATACCAG GAACTGCTGAAAGCTCTGATTGGTTTTGTAGATGTTGCTGGGCTATACTTTGCCTTGACTCAGTTGACTCACAGGAACATTGCTCAGAATCATAAATTTCAAGCAGTTGGACTTG GGTGGGCTTTTGCTGACTCTGTTCTGCATAGATTGGCACCTCTCTGGGTTGGCGCTAGAGGACTAGAATTTACATGGGATTACATTTTGCAAGGCATTGAAGCAAATGCGAATctg GTGTTGAGTATATCCCTAGCTGCATTGGGATCTTTGATTTGGCTCCGGAAAAACAAACCCAAGACACTGATTCCCATAATATATGCATGTGCAGTGATTGTGGCAACCATGCCATCTATCACAAG CTATCTGAGGCGAGGTTTGGGCTGGCATTTTCCAAAGGTGGTTGGCTTTGAACTGTTCACCTCACTTGTGATGGCTTTTATTAGTTGTCAGCTCTTTGCTGCATGTCAGAAACCCTCCGCCTAA
- the LOC126712124 gene encoding B3 domain-containing protein REM16-like, which produces MGETCKDWSKWAEEIYWTRFQTIHFSQYLLGDYDRQLAIPKKFVDNMKKKLPQSVTLKGPSGLTWDVELKTIDDTLFFNHGWQEFVKDHSLEETDLLVFRYNGWSQFDVLIFDGKNLCEKGASYFVRKCGPTEQDNGCLTKKKTREGSIDDVHTPLDDGVACPSPLNYVSDDSVTVPSEQCIISLVSNKRTRQSARSVGSKEPATCGEGVKSAASDDAECSPVSKNWPQGPQYSSNRRLVSEDEIKNALLLAQAASSDDTYLVVMRPTHVYKRFFVYIPLEWATNHLSLENQEIHLRFKKDTWRARYNHNRVRGYGGITGGWKHFVIDNNLEEFDVCLFKPAGQMDGSTILDVSIFRVVEEISPRTLLTPPRKRGRKNSIKIH; this is translated from the exons ATGGGAGAAACATGCAAAGATTGGAGCAAATGGGCAGAGGAAATCTATTGGACCCGCTTCCAAACAATTCACTTCTCTCAGTATCTCCTCGGTGATTATGATCGCCAGCTT GCCATCCCCAAAAAATTTGTTGACAATATGAAAAAGAAGCTGCCTCAAAGTGTGACTCTTAAAGGTCCTAGTGGTTTAACATGGGATGTAGAATTGAAGACTATTGATGATACATTGTTCTTTAACCATGGTTGGCAAGAATTTGTCAAGGATCATTCTTTGGAAGAGACTGATTTATTGGTCTTTAGGTACAATGGTTGGTCACAATTTGACGTTTTAATCTTTGATGGAAAGAACTTGTGTGAGAAAGGGGCTTCGTATTTTGTCAGAAAATGTGGGCCAACTGAACAGGACAATGGATGcttgacaaagaaaaaaacaagggaAGGTTCTATTGATGATGTTCATACCCCTTTGGATGATGGTGTTGCATGCCCTTCACCTTTGAACTATGTAAGTGATGACAGTGTCACAGTGCCTTCAGAACAATGTATCATCTCTCTTGTCAGTAATAAAAGGACCCGGCAGAGTGCTAGGAGTGTTGGGAGCAAGGAACCTGCTACTTGTGGAGAGGGAGTGAAGTCCGCTGCAAGTGATG ATGCTGAATGTTCACCCGTCTCTAAGAATTGGCCACAAGGCCCGCAATATTCGTCAAATAGAAGGCTTGTATCTGAAGATGAGATCAAGAATGCCTTGCTTTTGGCCCAAGCAGCATCAAGCGATGATACCTACCTTGTTGTTATGCGACCCACACATGTATACAAGAGATTCTTTGTG TACATCCCTTTAGAATGGGCGACGAATCATCTCTCACTGGAAAACCAAGAAATCCATCTACGTTTTAAAAAGGATACATGGCGAGCCAGGTATAACCATAATCGAGTTCGTGGGTATGGAGGGATTACGGGAGGGTGGAAACATTTTGTTATAGACAACAACCTTGAGGAATTTGATGTCTGCCTCTTCAAGCCTGCTGGTCAAATGGATGGCTCGACTATCCTGGATGTTAGCATTTTCCGGGTTGTTGAAGAGATTAGCCCTCGGACTTTATTGACTCCACCACGAAAAAGGGGTAGGAAAAATTCAATCAAGATCCACTGA
- the LOC126694121 gene encoding B3 domain-containing protein Os12g0591400-like encodes MALKPECYKSSKPSFFKVLIGDFSEQLRIPPAFVKNFNGRLLSKCLLRNSTGKVYIVRVEKRGNNGLFFWSGWHDFVKDNSLDIGDFLVFKYDGSSTFKVKIYGRNTCEKDVRLAQEGRRISNSFYEERKTNSKSFGQKATNSNKIISGCSKSGEEFINDNIEEPGMKSICSFKSENSYFIATWTWYSQYYMTIPKFVAIEKDLISKKRAMLLDPTGSPWPVRLDLVADGFLNMTNGWPDFCKGNKIGAGDTFIFEFVTQTVMQVHIFRAGAKKEAQCLGVDKKIECTAIG; translated from the exons ATGGCTTTAAAGCCAGAGTGTTACAAAAGTAGTAAACCATCCTTTTTCAAGGTCCTTATTGGTGACTTCTCTGAGCAACTG CGTATACCACCTGCTTTTGTCAAGAACTTTAATGGTAGGTTACTTTCCAAATGCTTGCTTAGAAACTCAACTGGAAAAGTTTACATAGTACGAGTGGAAAAGAGAGGGAACAATGGCTTGTTCTTTTGGAGTGGTTGGCATGACTTTGTGAAAGATAATTCTTTGGACATAGGGGATTTCCTTGTTTTCAAATACGATGGTAGTTCAACGTTCAAAGTCAAGATATATGGTAGAAATACATGCGAGAAGGATGTGAGGTTAGCCCAAGAGGGAAGAAGAATATCCAATTCCTTTtatgaagaaaggaaaacaaattcaa AGAGCTTTGGACAAAAAGCAACCAACTCcaacaaaataattt CTGGATGTAGTAAGTCTGGCGAGGAATTTATTAACGATAATATAGAAGAACCAGGAATGAAGTCAATATGTTCATTCAAATCAGAAAACTCATACTTTATTGCAACTTGGACTTGGTATAGCCAATACTACATG ACGATTCCAAAGTTCGTAGCTATCGAGAAAGACCTAATTAGCAAGAAGAGGGCAATGCTTCTTGATCCAACTGGAAGCCCATGGCCCGTTAGACTTGATTTGGTGGCTGATGGGTTTTTGAACATGACAAATGGTTGGCCTGACTTTTGTAAAGGAAATAAGATTGGAGCAGGTGACACCTTCATTTTTGAGTTTGTCACGCAAACTGTGATGCAAGTTCATATATTTCGAGCAGGAGCTAAAAAGGAAGCACAATGCTTGGGAGTTGACAAAAAGATTGAATGTACTGCAATTGGTTAG
- the LOC126712123 gene encoding B3 domain-containing protein REM16-like → MGESCKDWSKWAEDIYWTHFQTIHFSQYLLGDYDRQLAIPKKFVDNLKKKLPQSVTLKGPSGLTWDVELKTIDDTLFFNHGWQEFVKDHSLEETDLLVFRYNGWSQFDVLIFDGKNLCEKGASYFVRKCGPTEHDNGCLTKKKVREGSIDDVHTPLDDGVRCPSPLNYVSDDSATVPSEQYIISLVGNKRTRQSAKSVGRKEPATCGEGMKSTASDDAECSPIIKNGAQGQQYVSNRRLVTEDEIKDALLLAQAASSDDTYLAVMRPTHVYKKFFLYIPLEWAANHLSLENQEIYLRFNNDTWRARYNHNQARGYGGITSGWKHFVIDNNLEELDVCLFKPAGQMDGSTILDVSIFRVVQEISPRTLLTPPRKRGRKNSIKSTEA, encoded by the exons ATGGGAGAATCATGCAAAGATTGGAGCAAATGGGCAGAGGACATCTATTGGACCCATTTCCAAACAATTCACTTCTCTCAGTATCTCCTCGGTGATTATGATCGCCAGCTT GCCATTCCCAAAAAATTTGTTGACAATTTGAAAAAGAAGCTGCCTCAAAGTGTGACTCTTAAAGGTCCTAGTGGTTTAACATGGGATGTAGAGTTGAAGACTATTGATGATACATTGTTCTTTAACCATGGTTGGCAAGAATTTGTCAAGGATCATTCTTTGGAAGAGACTGATTTATTGGTCTTTAGGTACAATGGTTGGTCACAGTTTGATGTTTTAATCTTTGATGGAAAGAACTTGTGTGAGAAGGGGGCTTCGTATTTTGTCAGAAAATGTGGGCCAACTGAACATGACAATGGATGCTTGACTAAGAAAAAAGTTAGGGAAGGTTCGATCGATGATGTTCATACCCCGTTGGATGATGGTGTTAGATGCCCTTCACCTTTGAACTATGTAAGTGATGACAGTGCCACAGTGCCTTCAGAACAATATATCATATCTCTGGTCGGTAATAAAAGGACTCGCCAGAGTGCTAAAAGTGTTGGGAGGAAGGAACCTGCTACTTGTGGAGAGGGAATGAAGTCCACTGCAAGTGATG ATGCGGAATGTTCACCCATCATTAAGAATGGGGCACAAGGCCAGCAATATGTGTCAAATAGAAGGCTTGTAACTGAAGATGAGATCAAGGATGCCTTGCTTTTGGCCCAAGCAGCATCAAGCGATGATACCTACCTTGCTGTTATGCGACCCACGCATGTATACAAGAAATTCTTTCTG TACATCCCTTTAGAATGGGCGGCAAATCATCTTTCCCTGGAAAACCAAGAAATCTATCTACGTTTTAATAATGATACATGGCGAGCCAGATATAACCATAATCAAGCTCGTGGTTATGGAGGGATTACCAGTGGGTGGAAGCATTTTGTTATAGACAACAACCTTGAAGAACTTGATGTCTGCCTGTTCAAGCCTGCTGGTCAAATGGATGGCTCGACTATCCTGGATGTTAGCATTTTCCGGGTTGTCCAAGAAATTAGCCCTCGGACTTTATTGACTCCACCACGAAAAAGGGGTAGAAAAAACTCAATCAAGAGCACTGAAGCATAA